The proteins below are encoded in one region of Solenopsis invicta isolate M01_SB chromosome 8, UNIL_Sinv_3.0, whole genome shotgun sequence:
- the LOC105201275 gene encoding transcription initiation factor TFIID subunit 12, translated as MSQQSAIVQTPTTTTGSDMTPVLGTLQSVGPNNQTSPVLPNVQSGGTTTTVQSQTQSQQTQYVPQSSKPVQQSSAPTSFSDFPQFLTKTRLQDLVREVDPTEQLDEEVEEMLLQLADDFVETTVNAACLLAKHRHANTVEVKDVQLHLERNWNMWIPGFGTDEVRPYKRATVTEAHKQRLALIRKSIKKY; from the exons ATGTCGCAACAAAGTGCTATTGTTCAAACGCCTACGACTACTACGGGTTCAGATATGACGCCCGTGCTTGGAACTCTACAATCTGTGGGACCTAATAATCAGACGTCACCGGTTTTGCCTAATGTGCAAAGCGGTGGCACTACAACCACTGTACAATCGCAAACGCAGTCTCAACAAACTCAGTACGTTCCACAGTCTTCAAAACCAGTGCAGCAATCGTCCGCTCCAACTTcttttagtgattttccacaa TTTTTAACAAAAACGAGATTACAAGACTTGGTAAGAGAAGTAGATCCCACCGAACAGTTGGATGAGGAGGTAGAAGAGATGCTTTTACAATTAGCAGATGACTTTGTGGAAACAACAGTGAACGCGGCTTGTCTGTTAGCTAAGCATCGTCATGCCAATACTGTGGAAGTTAAAGATGTACAGTTACATTTAG aaagaaattggAATATGTGGATTCCTGGTTTTGGTACAGATGAAGTGCGTCCGTATAAACGAGCCACCGTCACTGAAGCACATAAACAAAGATTAGCTCTTATACGAAAATCCATCAAAAAATACTAA
- the LOC105201276 gene encoding E3 ubiquitin-protein ligase AMFR, which produces MPMEFLERLPIPNLRLYTAISFTGLSCSLYYASQIIKDPAWRTNHTHVDVATQSGNDIDLSDPRSFGTHLKELLECMVVEPVCVWTLMNMAYCMLILLGKTIQKLVFGELRASESQHLKDKFWNFIFYKFIFVFGVLNVQYMDEVVLWWAWFMALGFLSLLSQLCKDRFEYLSFSPTTPGWSHARLLGLLAAILVLSFFMLLFCIAAAFFFISFNIFAFMAAECILLGVRTIHVMLRYVIHLYDTRGAGTSAQRSWDKRGPLTYYTDLISELIVLAVDFFHHVHMLLWSNIFLSMASLVICMQLRYLFYEIQRRITKHRNYLAVLNHMEQNYPMASQDELAENSDNCAICWEKMESARKLPCTHLFHNSCLQSWLEQDTSCPTCRLGLSMQANHRENTPEMPPEPQTPTRRNGNHFFLFLDASRYVSWLPSFSVEVSHNRLRGNISTLAHTNSQMDAMARQVQLLFPHYSRNVILEDLRMTRSVEWTIENILDGVLTIPHHLIEEPQEESVPQMQSTMTNMPSSSIQNPSDPRFDIPFADSGEEPSSLGGRFSKSSAERELILQRRKEHMRLTARRRYLERHRKMEIDSTNSQITNIEDTENIAS; this is translated from the exons ATGCCGATGGAATTTTTGGAACGGTTACCGATTCCGAATCTTCGGTTGTATACCGCCATAAGCTTCACCGGACTGTCTTGTTCGCTATACTATGCCTCTCAAATAATCAAGGACCCTGCTTGGAGAACGAATCACACGCACGTTGATGTGGCAACCCAATCTGGAAACGATATCGATCTGTCTGATCCGAGAAGTTTTGGCACGCATCTTAAAGAACTCTTGGAATGTATGGTGGTAGAACCTGTTTGTGTCTGg ACTTTAATGAACATGGCATACTGCATGTTGATTCTTCTTGGTAAAACCATCCAAAAGCTTGTATTTGGTGAGCTGCGTGCCTCAGAAAGTCAACATTTGAAAGACAagttttggaattttattttttataaatttatcttcgTTTTTGGAGTTTTAAACGTACAATACATGGACGAAGTTGTACTCTGGTGGGCATGGTTTATGGCACTCGGCTTTCTGAGTCTTCTCAGTCAACTTTGCAAAGATCGATTTGAATAC CTGTCCTTTTCACCCACCACGCCAGGATGGAGTCATGCGCGACTTCTCGGATTGTTGGCCGCAATTCTTGTGCTATCCTTTTTCATGCTCTTATTCTGCATCGCTGCAGCTTTCTTCttcatatcttttaatatttttgcttttatggCAGCTGAG TGTATTTTACTCGGAGTCCGTACGATTCACGTCATGTTGCGTTACGTGATACATCTATATGATACTCGTGGCGCTGGTACTTCTGCACAACGTTCTTGGGATAAACGTGGTCCCTTGACCTACTATACGGATTTGATATCGGAATTAATTGTATTGGCAGTTGATTTTTTTCATCATGTTCACATGCTTCTATGGAGTAACATATTTTTGAGCATGGCATCGCTAGTGATATGTATGCAACTGAGATATCTGTTTTATGAAATACAACGGAGGATCACGAAACACAGAAATTATTTGGCTGTACTAAATCATATGGAACAAAA TTATCCAATGGCTTCGCAAGATGAGTTAGCAGAGAACTCTGATAACTGCGCAATATGTTGGGAGAAGATGGAAAGCGCTCGTAAATTACCCTGTACGCATTTGTTTCATAATTCGTGTTTACAATCCTGGTTAGAACAGGACACATCGTGCCCTACTTGTCGATTAGGTTTGAGTATGCAAGCGAATCACAGAGAAAACACTCCAGAAATGCCTCCCGAGCCACAGACTCCTACGAGAAGAAATGGTAAccatttcttcctttttctcgaTGCATCGAGATACGTATCTTGGTTGCCCAGCTTCTCTGTCGAGGTCTCTCATAACAGATTACGTGGTAACATATCTACATTGGCACACACTAATTCCCAAATGGATGCTATGGCGAGACag gtaCAACTACTTTTTCCGCATTATTCTCGCAATGTAATCCTAGAAGACCTTAGAATGACTCGATCTGTTGAATGGACAATTGAGAATATACTCGATGGGGTATTAACTATACCACATCATTTAATCGAAGAACCGCAAGAAGAATCCGTCCCACAAATGCAATCGACTATGACAAATATGCCCAGCTCTTCGATTCAAAATCCATCGGATCCTAGATTCGATATTCCTTTTGCCGATag CGGAGAAGAACCTTCGAGCCTTGGTGGCCGTTTCTCGAAATCATCTGCTGAGAGAGAACTTATACTTCAACGACGAAAAGAACATATGCGATTAACAGCACGCAGAAGGTATTTGGAGAGACATCGGAAAATGGAGATTGATTCGACAAATTCGCAGATAACGAATATTGAGGACACTGAAAATATTGCATCCTAG